GATCGCATTCTCCGAATCCCTTCAGATCGAAGTTAAAGATGCCGGAATCAGGGTGCAGGCGCTCTGCCCCGGCTTCACCCGCACCGGCTTCCATTCTGTCGATGAATACAAAAATGTTGATTTTTCCACCATCCCGTCATTCCTTTGGATGTCCGCAGACAAAGTAGCGGCACTGTCATGGCAGGCGCTGGGCAAAAAGAAGGTCGTCTTCATACCGGGAGTCATCACGAGCCTGACCTGCACGGTTTTGAATGGATTATTCAGATACCTGGCCGGCAAAAGGCCTGCCGCACCGACCGCACGATAGATGCAGCATCCTGGCACAGGGAACTCCCAATCACCCAACATCTTGTATCTAATTAATTGTTAGAAATTACGTAGATAATACGTAGCTTCCTTAATCCGTATAAGCAGTGATACCTATATCCGACCGCGTAGTGGAACTCTATAATCTTCCCCATTGCACAGCCTATAGGTCAGGATACGTGTACATATTAAACATTAATAGGGAGCTTATTAAAATGAATCAGTACTCATGGTTTAAAAGTTACGATAAGGGTGTACCGCAGACACTTCAGCCATACGCAGAGAAGACGCTGCTGGACTGTTTTATCGAAGCAGTTGGAGAAAAGCCGGGCAATCCCATGGTTTTGTTCAAAGGCAGGAAGGTTTCCTACAGTGAAATGCACAGGCTGAGCGAATCTCTCGCAGCCGCTCTTATAGCCAATGGTGTTAAAAAAGGCGATGTGGTAGCCCTGGTTTTACCCAACTGCCCGCAAGTAGTGTATTGCCACCTCGCCATCTGGAAAGTTGCTGCGATCGCCTCTCCCATTAATCCGTTGTACTCGGCGTCCGAATTGGAGCGCTCACTGAACGAATGCGGCGCTAACGTGGTGATCTGTTTAAGTACATTTTACAGGAAGATTAAGAACATCCAATCAGCAACAAAAGTGCGGCTGATAATCAGCACGGAAATAAAAGAATATCTTCCATGGTTCCTTTCACTGGCCTTCACACTAATTGAAGAGAAAAAGGGCGGGCATAAAGTAAAACCGTACGCCGGGGACCTGCGCTTAAAAGATCTGCTGAAGCAGTATCGGGAGTCCCACCCCCCGCAGATGAGAATAGATCCCTCCGATCCTGCCTTGCTGTTATTTAGCGGCGGCACTACGGGTACGACTGAAGCCGCAGTCGGCACCCACCATTCGCTTTATATCGCCGGTCTCCAGCTCACCACCTGGGTAAAATCCATCATGGTGCCGTGGGAAGATATCATCCTCGCCACCATCCCCATGTTTCATGTTTTTGGAAATGTCGCTTTGATGAGTTCAGCCATAGTCAACCGCAATCCGCTGGCGCTCGTACCAAACCCCAGAGATATTAATGATCTTGTAGCCACAATAAAGAGAGTTAAGCCTACGTTCATACCGGGCGTCCCCACGCTTTTCTTTGCACTATGCAACCATCCAGCCGTCAAATCGGGCAAGGTCAGTTTCAAGAAAGCCAAGTTCTGCGTGGCAGGTGGCGCGCCGCTACTGACGGAACTGCGAGACCGCTTCTTCCAGGTGACCGGCGCGCGCCTGGTTGAAGGATATGCTCTCACGGAGTCAATGCTTGCCGCCGTGATAACACCGGTCGAAGGAACACAAAAAGATGGCGCGGTGGGGCTCCCGTTACCCGATGTAATTTTGAAGATCGTCGATGCCGAAACCGGTAATAAAGAAATGGCGACCGGTGAATCAGGCGAGATCCTCATCAAGGCGCCGCAGATAATGCAGGGCTACTGGCAAAGGCCGAAAGAGACGGCTGAAATGATCCGCGATGGTTGGTTATATACCGGGGACATCGGTTACCTGGACGACGACGGCTATTTATATATACAGAGCCGTAAAAAACAGTTGATCAAATGCGGCGGTTTCCAGGTATGGCCAAGGCAGGTGGAGGAAGTGCTTATCTCCCATAAGGCCGTGGTGGATGTGATCGTAGCAGGTATCCCGGACCCTTACCAGGGCGAAGCCGTAAAGGCATGGGTAGTCCTTGATGGTATACCCTGCACGGAGGAAGAGCTGCGAGCTTTCTGCAAGGAGAGGCTGACGGGATATAAGGTGCCGAGGCATATCGAGATAAGGGAGAGCCTGCCCAAATCAGCCGTGGGTAAACCCTTAAGCAGAATATTGATCGATGAGGAGAATGCCAGGAGCCAATAAATCTACGCTGCGGCGCCGTCGATGCTTGCCCTGACCTGCCTGATGAATTCGCCCAGCTCCCTGTAGGGCGGACCCTCTTTTTCCATGATCTGTATGATGCGGCTGCCTATTATCACGCCATCGGACAGTGCTGCCGCCTCAGCCGCCTGCTGTGGAGCGGCAATCCCGAAACCGATGCAAAGCGGTATGTCGGTAACCTGCCTCACCTTTGAGCTCACTTCCCCCAGGCCGGTGGAAAAGCCTTCCCGCACGCCGGTCACGCCCGTCACAGACACCATGTAAATGAATCCGCTTGAATGTTGCGCCACCAGGCGGATACGTTCCCCCGAGCTGTTGGGCGCCACGAAGTAAACGGTATCGATACCTCGTTCTTTTGCGGCAGCATCATATGCAGGCAGCTCGCCGGGCGGCAGGTCGGGTATGATCAGCCCGTCGACCGCCGTGGCAGCGCAATCTGCGCAGAACTTCTCCACGCCATAGCTCACAACCGGATTGAGATAGGTCATAAAGACCAGCGGTACATCGCTCTTGCTCCTGATGCGTCCGGCTATTTCGAAGCATGTCCTGGTGGTAACACCGTTGAGCAACGCGAGATGGCTGGAGTGCTGGATGGTCAGGCCGTCGGCCATGGGATCGGAGAAGGGAATACCCAGCTCGATGATGTCACAGCCGGATTCCGCCAGCATCAAAGCTGCCTGGACGGTGGCTTCTACATCCGGATACCCCGCTGTTATATAGGCGACCAGGGCTTTATGTTTTTTGTTTCGAAACACCCCCGATATGCGGCTCATAGCTGTACCCCCAGTGCGCCGGCCACGACCTGGACGTCCTTATCTCCCCGGCCGGAGAGGTTGACGACGATCAGATTACTCTTATCCATGTCCCGTGCCAGCTTAATCGTGTAAGCAAGGGCGTGAGATGATTCCAGCGCCGGCAGAATGCCCTCGAGCCTGCTGAGCAATTGAAAGGCCTCCAGCGCCTCTTCATCGCCGGCCGAGACGTATTTCACACGGTTACGATCTTTATAGTAGCTGTGCTCCGGTCCGACGCCGGGGTAATCGAGGCCTGCCGAGATGCTGTGCGTCTCCAGCACCTGGCCGCCGTCATCCTGCAGCAGGCAGGACCTGGCGCCGTGCAGCACACCCGTCCTGCCGGCGGCCAGAGTGGCAGCGTGTTTGCCTGTCTCCAGACCGCGTCCGGCCGCCTCGACTCCGATTAATTCGACGCCTCTATCCTCGATAAAAGGATGGAAAATTCCGATGGCATTGCTGCCGCCTCCCACGCAGGCTACGATGCAATCGGGCAGCCTTCCGCATTTTTCCATGACCTGCAAGCGGGACTCCCTGCCGATCACCGATTGAAAGTCGCGCACCATCAGCGGGTAGGGGTGCGGCCCCACCACCGAGCCGATCAGGTAATAGCTGTTAGCCACATTGCTCACCCAGTCCCTGATGGCCTCGTTGATGGCGTCCTTGAGTGTTTTGCTGCCGGACGAGACGGGGCGCATCTCCGCCCCCATCAATTTCATACGGAAGACATTCAGTGACTGGCGCTGCACATCCTCCTCACCCATGTAAACGATGCACTGCTGTCCAAGCATGGAGCAGACTGCGGCCACGGCCACTCCGTGCTGCCCGGCGCCGGTCTCGGCGATGATCCTGCGCTTGCCCATGGCTTCCGCCAGCAACCCCTGTCCCAGGGCATTATTGATCTTATGCGCCCCTGTGTGAGCAAGGTCCTCCCGTTTAAGATAGACCTGCGCACCTCCGCAGTATTCAGTCAGCTTCTGCGCATGGTACAGCGGAGTAGGCCGGCCCGAATAATCGCGCTCCAGCGCTGACAGTCGCGACAGGAACCCGGGATCTTCCCTGTATTTTTCGTAGGCGGCCGACAGCTCATCCAGCGCCGGTATCAGCGTCTCGGGCACGAACCTGCCTCCGAATTCTCCAAAGTAGCCTTTTTCATCGGGTAACATATCGTTCACCTTCCAATAGAATTGTCTTCAATAGCCTGCGCCCTTCTGCAGGTCGGCCGCCTGTCAGCCTGACCGCACGTATGAAATCCCGTACCTTCTCTATATCCTTACTGCCGGCGCTTTCCACGCCCGAAGAGACGTCGACGCCGGCCGGACCGGCCCTGCGTATCAACTGCCTCACGTTGGCAGGAGAGAGCCCTCCGGCGACCATCAGCGGGAAACGGGCGCAGGCGCCGGCTGCGATATCCCAGTCGAAGCTCCGCCCACCGCCGCCGTAGCCGTCATTAGTTTTACAGTCGAGCATGCAGATAAAGGGACGGTTGCGCACCGCCCGATATCCGGCTTCCACGTCCTGCATAACCTTCTCAAGGTTGCTGCTCTGCGTCACGTGGATGACTTTGATGAAGGGTGTTTTAAGCGCGCCGCAGTATTCCCAGCCCTCATCACCGCTGAGCTGGACCAGATCCAGGCCGCAGTATGCCGCTATATCATTCACACTCTGCGGAGGTTCGTTGACGAAGACGCCGGCCACAGCGATACGCTGCGGCAGCCGTCTTACACGCCTCACTATCTCAACGGCCTGTTGAACCTCCACCTGCCGCCGGCTGTGGGCTAAGACCAGCCCTATCATATCCGCGCCCAGACCGGCAACGCTCACGGCATCCTCTGCCGAGGTGACGCCGCATATCTTAACGATTGTCACGGGAAAAGCTCCCCGATCTTTTCCCCGATGCCGGGCGAGGCCATCAATGCCTCGCCGATGAGTACGGCGTCGACCTTCAGTTTCTCCATGTCGGTGATATCCCGTGCGGCCTTTATGCCGCTTTCGCTGACCACCAGCCTGTCAGCGGGCACGAGCGGCCTCAAGCGGCGCGTAACAGCGGTATCGACCTTGAAGGTGCGCAGGTCGCGATTGTTGATGCCTATGATCCGGGCCCCGCAGTCAAGGGCCTTCTTCAGGTCGGCTTCGTCATGTACTTCGACCAGGCAGTCCATTCCGAGGTGATGTGCCAGTCCGAGCAATTCCTGTAATGACGATATATCAAGTATCGAGGCGATCAGCAGCAGGCTGTCGGCGCCATAGGCCCGTGCCTCATAGACCGGGTACGGGTTGAAGATAAAGTCCTTCCTGATCAGAGGCAGCCTGCGTAAGCGAAGCGCGTGTTTGATAGATTTTAAGTAGTCCAGGCTGCCCTGAAAATACTTCGACTCGGTCAGCACCGATATTGCCGCCGCCCCATGCTCCGCATATGTGGAGGCGATTTCGGCCGGATCGAAGTCCGGGCGGATCAGGCCGCGCGAGGGCGAAGCCTTTTTCACCTCGGCGATGAGGCTGATTCGCGTTCCGCCGATAGCTGAAGCGAGGCTGAGCGGAGCGGGCGCCCGGCGCGCTATCGCTGATATTTTCTCAAGCGGAACCCTCTGCATGGTCGCAGCCAGCTCGGCGCGCTTGTCAGCCAGGATTTGATCAAGGATCATGGTTTGTATCATCCCGTTATTCCAGATCCCGGCTGAAGGCGATCAGCTGGTCCAGTTTGCCTGCCGCTTCGCCGCTGTCGATTACGGTTTCCGCCGTTGCTACGGCCTCCGTCAGGGAGCCTGCCATCCCGCCGGTGTAGATGCCGGCCGCCGCGTTTAGCAGAACGACGTCACGCCTGGCCGAACGCTCGCCGCTCAACACGTTGCGCAATATATCAGCGTTCTGCGACGGCGAGCCTCCCGCCAGAGCGCCGACATCTGCGCTGGTCAGGCCCACGTCTTCGGGACATATATACCGGCGGGCGGAGGCAATACACCCGTCATTTATCTCCCACAAGACAGACCGGCCGGAGATGGACAGCTCGTCGATACCATTAAGCCCATGCACAACCAAGGCCCGTTTGGCGCCCATGCGGCAGAGCGCGGCGGCGATCTTGTCGCCCAGCTCTTCACCGGGCACGCCCAGCACCAGGTATTCAGCGCCGGCCGGATTGGTCAGCGGCCCCAGTATATTGAAAACCGTCCGTATGCCGATCTCGCGGCGCGGCGCAGCGGCGTATTTCATAGCCGGGTGGAAGGCCTGTGCAAACATAAATCCGATACCCGCCTTCTCCACACACTGCCGCACCTGTTCCGGCTTCAGCTCGATCTTCACTCCCAGCGCCTCAAGCACATCGGCCGAGCCGCAGCGGCTGCTCATGGCGCGGTTGCCGTGTTTGGCCACTTTCAGTCCCGCCCCGGCCATCACGAAGGCCGAAGTGGTCGAGATATTGAAAGTGTTGGAGCCGTCCCCGCCCGTGCCGACGATATCGATCACCGGACCCGTCAGGGACACCCTGCTCGATCGGGCGCGCATAACGCTGGCCAGGCCGGCGACCTCATCGGCAGTCTCACCTTTGAGTTTGAGAGCAACCAGGAAGGCGCCCAGCTGGGCCTGCGTGGCCGACCCGTCCATGATCTCCTCCATGACGGAGGAAGCTTCCTCCATAGTCAACGAATTGCCGGATACCAGACTCCCAATGGCCTCTTTTATCATCTTAATTTCTCCTTAAAGCGAGGAAGTTCTTAAGAATGTCTTTGCCGCCCTGGGTCATAAACGATTCGGGATGAAACTGTATGCCCTGCACCGGATGCTCGCGATGGCGCAGCCCCATCACGGTGCCGTCGTCGGTCCAGGCAGTCACCTCCAGACAATCGGGCAATGTGTCGCGGTTGACCACCAGCGAATGGTAGCGGATGGCGTAGAAGGGATCGGGCAGGCCGTCAAAAAGCCCGCTGCTGTTATGATGAACGAGGGACGACTTGCCGTGCATGATGCGGGCCGCGCGGCAGATAACACCGCCGTAGCTGTAGCCGATGCATTCATGCCCCAGGCAGATGCCCAGTATGGGTATGGTGGCGCCCAGCTCCCTGATGACGTCATTGGATATGCCGGCCTGCAGCGGCGTGGACGGTCCGGGCGAAATAATAATCTGATCCGGGTCCATATCAAGGATACCTGCAGGCGTAGCCCGGTCGTTACGGACCACTACCACCCTTTCCCCCAGTTCGCCGAGGTACTGGTAAATGTTGTAAGTGAAGCTGTCGTAGTTATCGATCAGTATAAGCATGTTCCCTCCTGACTGCCGATGTATCGCCGGCCTGCTCGATGGCTTTGAGCAGCGCCCGGGCTTTATTCATTGTTTCCTGATATTCACGCTGAGGCACGCTGTCATAGACAATGCCGCAGCCGGCCTGGACGCAGGCTGTGCCGTCCTTGATCACCATTGTGCGTATGGCGATGGCCATATCCATATTGCCGTTATGCGAGAAATAGCCGACAGCCCCGGCATAAGGGCCGCGTTTATCCGGCTCCAGCTCGGCGATGATCTGCATGGCGCGTATTTTGGGAGCGCCCGCGACCGTCCCGGCCGGGAAGCAGGCGCGCAGCGTATCGAAGGCGTCGAAGTCGTCGCTGAGCCTGCCCTGCACATTGGTGACCATATGCATTACGTGTGAATAACGCTCGATCTCCATCAGGTCGCTGACCTCTACCGTGCCAGGTTTGCTGATACGGCCGATGTCGTTGCGTCCCAGGTCCACCAGCATGATGTGCTCGGCCCTTTCCTTTTCATCGTGCAGCAGCTCATCGGCCAGCGCCGTATCCTCGAGGTAATCCTCCCCGCGCGGGCGTGTGCCGGCCAGCGGACGGACCGTCACCGTTCCGTCCTCCACCCGAACCAGCGTTTCCGGGGAAGCGCCCACGATATCGAAATCGTCCAGATGCAGAAAGTACATGTAGGGAGAGGGATTGATGGAACGCAGCGCCCGGTATATGTCGAATGGGTCTGCAGTTGCCCGCGTGGATAGGCGTTGCGAAAGCACCACCTGAATGGCCTCGCCGGCTGTTATATATTCCCTGGCTCTGTCAACACAGTCCTCGAAGTCCTGCTGCGAGAAATTGGATTGAATACCCCGTGTATCGGACTGCTCATGTGGTATGGCCGGGGCGGGCAGCGGCGCTGTCAGTCTTTCCGCCAGCTCATCGATCCGACTCACAGCCCGGGCGTATCCTGCCTCAACGTCGTCCTCAATATGGGCGTTTGAGATTATAATAGCCCTGTGCGTAACATGGTCGAAGGCCAGCACAGTGTCGGCGATCATGAAGACCGCTTCGGGCAATCCCAGCGGATCTTTATCAGGTGAAGGCAGTTGTTCGAACCGGGCGGAGGTTTCGTAGGCCAGGTATCCGACCGCCCCGCCGCAGAGGATAGGCAGGCCATAGACCTGAACCTGCTTATATTTATCCATCTCGGCTTTTACAGCCTGCAGGGGACCGGTCTGATCACCGGCGCGGATGATAATAGTCTTCTCCGGTTCCGTACCGATGAAGCTGTAGCGCGCCTGTCTCTGGCCTCCCTCCACACTCTCCAGCAGGAAAGAATATTTTCCACGGCTGACTTTGAGAAAGGCCGAGACCGGCGTCTCCATATCGGC
The nucleotide sequence above comes from Dehalococcoidia bacterium. Encoded proteins:
- a CDS encoding AMP-binding protein, which codes for MNQYSWFKSYDKGVPQTLQPYAEKTLLDCFIEAVGEKPGNPMVLFKGRKVSYSEMHRLSESLAAALIANGVKKGDVVALVLPNCPQVVYCHLAIWKVAAIASPINPLYSASELERSLNECGANVVICLSTFYRKIKNIQSATKVRLIISTEIKEYLPWFLSLAFTLIEEKKGGHKVKPYAGDLRLKDLLKQYRESHPPQMRIDPSDPALLLFSGGTTGTTEAAVGTHHSLYIAGLQLTTWVKSIMVPWEDIILATIPMFHVFGNVALMSSAIVNRNPLALVPNPRDINDLVATIKRVKPTFIPGVPTLFFALCNHPAVKSGKVSFKKAKFCVAGGAPLLTELRDRFFQVTGARLVEGYALTESMLAAVITPVEGTQKDGAVGLPLPDVILKIVDAETGNKEMATGESGEILIKAPQIMQGYWQRPKETAEMIRDGWLYTGDIGYLDDDGYLYIQSRKKQLIKCGGFQVWPRQVEEVLISHKAVVDVIVAGIPDPYQGEAVKAWVVLDGIPCTEEELRAFCKERLTGYKVPRHIEIRESLPKSAVGKPLSRILIDEENARSQ
- the trpA gene encoding tryptophan synthase subunit alpha, whose product is MSRISGVFRNKKHKALVAYITAGYPDVEATVQAALMLAESGCDIIELGIPFSDPMADGLTIQHSSHLALLNGVTTRTCFEIAGRIRSKSDVPLVFMTYLNPVVSYGVEKFCADCAATAVDGLIIPDLPPGELPAYDAAAKERGIDTVYFVAPNSSGERIRLVAQHSSGFIYMVSVTGVTGVREGFSTGLGEVSSKVRQVTDIPLCIGFGIAAPQQAAEAAALSDGVIIGSRIIQIMEKEGPPYRELGEFIRQVRASIDGAAA
- the trpB gene encoding tryptophan synthase subunit beta, whose protein sequence is MLPDEKGYFGEFGGRFVPETLIPALDELSAAYEKYREDPGFLSRLSALERDYSGRPTPLYHAQKLTEYCGGAQVYLKREDLAHTGAHKINNALGQGLLAEAMGKRRIIAETGAGQHGVAVAAVCSMLGQQCIVYMGEEDVQRQSLNVFRMKLMGAEMRPVSSGSKTLKDAINEAIRDWVSNVANSYYLIGSVVGPHPYPLMVRDFQSVIGRESRLQVMEKCGRLPDCIVACVGGGSNAIGIFHPFIEDRGVELIGVEAAGRGLETGKHAATLAAGRTGVLHGARSCLLQDDGGQVLETHSISAGLDYPGVGPEHSYYKDRNRVKYVSAGDEEALEAFQLLSRLEGILPALESSHALAYTIKLARDMDKSNLIVVNLSGRGDKDVQVVAGALGVQL
- a CDS encoding phosphoribosylanthranilate isomerase, translated to MTIVKICGVTSAEDAVSVAGLGADMIGLVLAHSRRQVEVQQAVEIVRRVRRLPQRIAVAGVFVNEPPQSVNDIAAYCGLDLVQLSGDEGWEYCGALKTPFIKVIHVTQSSNLEKVMQDVEAGYRAVRNRPFICMLDCKTNDGYGGGGRSFDWDIAAGACARFPLMVAGGLSPANVRQLIRRAGPAGVDVSSGVESAGSKDIEKVRDFIRAVRLTGGRPAEGRRLLKTILLEGERYVTR
- the trpC gene encoding indole-3-glycerol phosphate synthase TrpC, which produces MILDQILADKRAELAATMQRVPLEKISAIARRAPAPLSLASAIGGTRISLIAEVKKASPSRGLIRPDFDPAEIASTYAEHGAAAISVLTESKYFQGSLDYLKSIKHALRLRRLPLIRKDFIFNPYPVYEARAYGADSLLLIASILDISSLQELLGLAHHLGMDCLVEVHDEADLKKALDCGARIIGINNRDLRTFKVDTAVTRRLRPLVPADRLVVSESGIKAARDITDMEKLKVDAVLIGEALMASPGIGEKIGELFP
- the trpD gene encoding anthranilate phosphoribosyltransferase, whose protein sequence is MIKEAIGSLVSGNSLTMEEASSVMEEIMDGSATQAQLGAFLVALKLKGETADEVAGLASVMRARSSRVSLTGPVIDIVGTGGDGSNTFNISTTSAFVMAGAGLKVAKHGNRAMSSRCGSADVLEALGVKIELKPEQVRQCVEKAGIGFMFAQAFHPAMKYAAAPRREIGIRTVFNILGPLTNPAGAEYLVLGVPGEELGDKIAAALCRMGAKRALVVHGLNGIDELSISGRSVLWEINDGCIASARRYICPEDVGLTSADVGALAGGSPSQNADILRNVLSGERSARRDVVLLNAAAGIYTGGMAGSLTEAVATAETVIDSGEAAGKLDQLIAFSRDLE
- a CDS encoding aminodeoxychorismate/anthranilate synthase component II produces the protein MLILIDNYDSFTYNIYQYLGELGERVVVVRNDRATPAGILDMDPDQIIISPGPSTPLQAGISNDVIRELGATIPILGICLGHECIGYSYGGVICRAARIMHGKSSLVHHNSSGLFDGLPDPFYAIRYHSLVVNRDTLPDCLEVTAWTDDGTVMGLRHREHPVQGIQFHPESFMTQGGKDILKNFLALRRN
- the trpE gene encoding anthranilate synthase component I, giving the protein MYHPSLEEVKKLARDGNLVPIYREIVADMETPVSAFLKVSRGKYSFLLESVEGGQRQARYSFIGTEPEKTIIIRAGDQTGPLQAVKAEMDKYKQVQVYGLPILCGGAVGYLAYETSARFEQLPSPDKDPLGLPEAVFMIADTVLAFDHVTHRAIIISNAHIEDDVEAGYARAVSRIDELAERLTAPLPAPAIPHEQSDTRGIQSNFSQQDFEDCVDRAREYITAGEAIQVVLSQRLSTRATADPFDIYRALRSINPSPYMYFLHLDDFDIVGASPETLVRVEDGTVTVRPLAGTRPRGEDYLEDTALADELLHDEKERAEHIMLVDLGRNDIGRISKPGTVEVSDLMEIERYSHVMHMVTNVQGRLSDDFDAFDTLRACFPAGTVAGAPKIRAMQIIAELEPDKRGPYAGAVGYFSHNGNMDMAIAIRTMVIKDGTACVQAGCGIVYDSVPQREYQETMNKARALLKAIEQAGDTSAVRREHAYTDR